The segment ATAAATATCAAGCACATCGGGATGCAGTGCGGCATACTCCCGCAATCTGTTCTCCAGTGCAGGCGCCGCCAGTCCGGCCGCCTCGTTATTAATGGAATCTGCCGGAAGCTGTCCGGCGAAATAGAGAATATCATCTATTTTCGACTGGATATTGGAACTTATGATCTCATTCACTGCAATTACGCTTTCCTGGGCATTATTGGTAAGCTGCTTCTCAACGTTGCTGCTGGCTGATTGATAGGTTAACCAGCCTATAATGATGCTCGGTGCCAGCAGGACAAGCAGATAGGTAATAATCAGCTTCGTACGGATGTTCAGACGCACCTTTTTATTCATATGATGGACTCACTCTCTCTTTCCTTATAGGTCTTAAGAAGGATTATTTCCCGGATCCTATATATAATTAAATACCAGCCCCCGAATCCCTCTTTTTTCTGGAAACTTATGATTATTTCCCTATGTTTATTGATAATTTTTATATCAGCACAGCAAAAAGACCGTTTCCATGAAAACGGTCTTTTGTTATATTCCGTTACTAAGCGAGCCAGCATACCTCATACAAACGTCCTAGTTCTGGCGTGAATTTCTGCTCTGGCAGGCCGGGCAGATGCCTCCGAATACCACATGCGTATGAGTGATCGAATAGCCTGTATCTGCTGCCACCGAGTCGCTCCACTCCTGCGGAACCTGGCTCATCACTTCATCCACAGCACCGCAGATTTCACAGACAATATGCTGGTGGTCGTCCAGGCGCGCATCATACCGGCTGGCCGCCTCGCCCAGCTTCAGCTCGCGGATCATCTGCTTATCTGTAAGGTAGCGCAGGGAATTGTAGACCGTTCCATAAGCGAGGTTATGCCCCTGCTCAACCAGCCGGTTCATGACTTCCGCAGCGGTAGGGTGATCATGGGAATTGCGGACGATATCATACACGGCTTGACGCTGAGAGGTCAGGTTCAGGGTTCTCATCTTTTATCATCCTCTAATTTGTTTTTAGATCAAGTATAAGTCCTGATGCCGGAAGCGTCAATCCTGCGGCCCTATTTGATCATGCCCGAGTATTTAACGTCCACTTTGGCATTCACGCGGAAGTCGAGACGGGGATATAGACTCTCCCATACCCTCATTTCCGTGTCGTTATTCCAGTGCCTCGCCCCGTAATGCAGCCCCCAGCCCAGCGGGTCCATGCCGCTGTCCCGGATCTTGACCAGCAGCGCCTTAACCGCAGCGCTCAGCTCTGCTGCACCGGCCTCTCCAATCTTTGTCAGCATATGGTGGGTAATCATCTCCTCCGTACTGTTCTCCTCCAGGATCGCACGAATCTTAATGGTATAGCGGATGTAAGGCTCACCTTCCCGGGGAACAACAATCTTATAGCCGGAGGAGGAGCTCTCGGTGTAGTATTCATACATTCCGCTGCCTATATGGGCGGGGAAGTTCGTCCGCAGATTGGAGCGGGACAGCAGATTGAGCAGCCTGGTCTCATCGGGTGAGAGGACGAGCCGGATTTTATTTTTATCCAGCAGAGCGATCTTGTTAATCAGGAACTGTTCCTTCCCCTGCGCTTCAATGACCGGCAGTATGGGGTCAATGCCATTCTCATAAATACTTCTCATAAGCTGATAGGAGTACACGCTTGAGATAAAAGGCGACTCTGTTCCCTGCCCACTCATAGCCAGGATCAGCGAGTTCGACGGAATGCGCTCGGCGGGCGGCTTAACCCTCAGCACCTCCAGCGCCCCCGGCCTGCCCACGGCGAAATTAAGAATCAGCTGGATGTCTCTGCGCCGGACTGCCCAGTCCGTTACATGCCGGATATCGCCCGCGGCCAGCCCTTCCCCCAGAATCACCGATTTGCAGTGCACATAGTCGAGCTCCTTCTCC is part of the Paenibacillus sp. FSL M7-0420 genome and harbors:
- a CDS encoding Ger(x)C family spore germination protein, yielding MRAGVIGTLLVMLLSATMTLVLTGCNFKDIDRRIFVVAIGIDPGRKEGTFKVSLKLAIPQGDVTKIDEKMQILTEESDSISEALRRMKSKVEKELDYVHCKSVILGEGLAAGDIRHVTDWAVRRRDIQLILNFAVGRPGALEVLRVKPPAERIPSNSLILAMSGQGTESPFISSVYSYQLMRSIYENGIDPILPVIEAQGKEQFLINKIALLDKNKIRLVLSPDETRLLNLLSRSNLRTNFPAHIGSGMYEYYTESSSSGYKIVVPREGEPYIRYTIKIRAILEENSTEEMITHHMLTKIGEAGAAELSAAVKALLVKIRDSGMDPLGWGLHYGARHWNNDTEMRVWESLYPRLDFRVNAKVDVKYSGMIK
- a CDS encoding Fur family transcriptional regulator, which encodes MRTLNLTSQRQAVYDIVRNSHDHPTAAEVMNRLVEQGHNLAYGTVYNSLRYLTDKQMIRELKLGEAASRYDARLDDHQHIVCEICGAVDEVMSQVPQEWSDSVAADTGYSITHTHVVFGGICPACQSRNSRQN